Proteins co-encoded in one Saprospira grandis genomic window:
- the dacB gene encoding D-alanyl-D-alanine carboxypeptidase/D-alanyl-D-alanine endopeptidase — protein sequence MSNKFSFFFCFLLLSPSFILGQNRLEMALKEFEQAPELRYASIGFAAIDIDKNELIASRNPEQSLITASTMKAITTSTTLALLGANHRFATYLEYDGYIKDGVLHGNLYFKGTGDPCLGSPYMEDIPSLDDLANEFCEAVRKAGIQKITGLIIGDGSYYDNSIMVPTWQWMDMGNHYGAGVSGLNLHDNLFYMRFQLSASQSRGPKFLGCEPEVPGLEVINELETGKPRSGDQSYIYTAPYHPQAWIRGSLPQGSKKFRVKGAAPNPELFAAHWLWRSLNAQGIRCLRQPVTHRNYKMAEKRRRFHTHYSPPLAQIIQHVNEASRNLYCESFLKTLGKKFKQEASTEAGIGVLMDFWQKRGVSTKGFFMQDGSGLSARNGVPAKTMAQIMRKVYIDQKSFPNFYNLLAVAGKTGTFKYLGRKTALEENLHGKGGSMNRVRSYTGYIKSRSGRRIAFSIIVNNYNCASWTIRKKLEKVLLAMAEYNQ from the coding sequence ATGTCTAACAAATTTAGCTTTTTCTTTTGTTTTTTACTGCTTTCGCCCAGCTTTATTTTGGGCCAAAACCGCCTAGAAATGGCGCTTAAGGAGTTTGAGCAGGCGCCAGAGCTCCGCTACGCCTCTATCGGTTTTGCCGCTATTGATATCGATAAAAACGAACTGATCGCCAGCCGAAATCCAGAACAATCCCTAATCACGGCTTCTACCATGAAGGCCATTACCACTAGCACGACTCTGGCCCTTTTGGGGGCCAATCATCGTTTTGCTACTTATCTGGAGTATGATGGTTATATCAAGGATGGGGTTTTGCATGGCAATTTGTATTTCAAAGGAACGGGCGACCCTTGTTTGGGCTCTCCTTATATGGAGGATATTCCCAGTTTAGATGATTTGGCCAATGAGTTTTGTGAGGCGGTCCGCAAGGCGGGCATTCAAAAGATCACGGGCCTCATTATTGGCGATGGCAGCTATTACGACAATTCGATTATGGTGCCTACTTGGCAATGGATGGATATGGGCAATCATTATGGGGCAGGGGTTTCTGGCCTCAATTTGCACGATAATCTTTTCTATATGCGCTTTCAACTGAGCGCCAGCCAAAGCCGTGGCCCTAAGTTTTTGGGCTGCGAGCCAGAGGTGCCCGGCCTAGAGGTCATCAATGAATTGGAAACGGGCAAGCCTCGTTCTGGCGATCAATCCTATATTTATACGGCCCCTTATCATCCTCAGGCTTGGATCCGGGGCAGCCTGCCTCAGGGCAGCAAGAAGTTTCGGGTGAAGGGCGCTGCACCTAATCCGGAGTTGTTTGCGGCGCATTGGCTTTGGCGCTCGCTCAATGCGCAGGGGATTCGCTGTTTGCGCCAACCCGTGACGCACAGAAACTATAAAATGGCCGAAAAGCGCCGCCGTTTTCATACGCATTATTCGCCTCCTTTGGCCCAAATTATTCAGCATGTGAATGAGGCCAGCCGAAACCTCTATTGCGAGTCTTTTCTCAAAACCTTGGGCAAAAAGTTTAAGCAAGAGGCCTCTACCGAGGCGGGCATTGGGGTCCTGATGGACTTCTGGCAAAAGCGGGGCGTTTCGACCAAGGGCTTCTTTATGCAGGACGGCTCTGGGCTTTCGGCCCGAAATGGCGTACCTGCCAAAACCATGGCCCAAATTATGCGCAAAGTGTATATTGATCAAAAAAGCTTTCCCAATTTTTATAATTTATTGGCGGTGGCGGGTAAAACAGGAACTTTTAAGTACCTTGGCCGCAAAACGGCCCTAGAGGAAAATCTGCACGGCAAAGGCGGCTCTATGAACCGAGTTCGCTCTTATACGGGCTATATCAAAAGCCGCTCGGGCCGCAGAATTGCGTTTTCTATTATCGTCAATAATTATAATTGTGCATCCTGGACCATCCGCAAAAAGCTAGAGAAAGTCTTGCTGGCTATGGCCGAATATAATCAGTAG
- a CDS encoding energy transducer TonB, giving the protein MPYYRLFCCLLFSATLWAQENRPALFPSCSDPLISLAQQEDCSRKKLLEYIHLHCPYPDTALQEEVEGLVVAAFEVDEEGQIAKVKILKGVNKAINEAVMQTLRGIKGFQPALKDGQASKSWIELPIRFQLNKLLDAAQENEYQLLWSGPSQNNQLKKKELKTLLQNESLFVRSIQGQNFKIQKLEITYWRKKKLRTIYLKTPKDFWTEEVQNLLKEVRRKGKLFLRAHIQDRYEVVVVQRDLELI; this is encoded by the coding sequence ATGCCTTATTATCGCCTTTTTTGCTGCCTCCTCTTCTCCGCCACACTCTGGGCCCAAGAAAATCGCCCCGCACTTTTCCCCTCTTGTAGCGACCCCCTCATTAGCCTAGCCCAACAAGAGGATTGCAGCCGCAAAAAACTCCTAGAATATATTCACCTGCATTGCCCCTACCCCGATACCGCCCTGCAGGAAGAAGTGGAGGGCCTAGTGGTCGCCGCCTTCGAGGTGGATGAAGAAGGCCAAATCGCTAAAGTCAAAATCCTAAAAGGGGTCAATAAAGCCATCAATGAAGCCGTTATGCAAACGCTCAGGGGCATCAAGGGCTTTCAGCCGGCCCTAAAAGATGGCCAAGCAAGCAAAAGCTGGATCGAGCTGCCTATCCGCTTCCAACTCAATAAATTACTAGATGCGGCCCAAGAAAATGAGTACCAACTGCTCTGGTCGGGCCCCAGCCAAAATAACCAACTCAAAAAAAAGGAACTAAAGACGCTCCTCCAAAATGAATCGCTTTTTGTCCGCAGTATCCAAGGCCAAAATTTCAAGATCCAAAAGCTAGAAATTACCTACTGGCGCAAAAAAAAGCTGCGGACCATCTACCTCAAAACCCCCAAAGATTTCTGGACCGAAGAGGTCCAAAATCTCCTCAAAGAAGTTCGCCGAAAAGGAAAGCTTTTTCTCCGAGCACATATCCAAGATCGCTATGAAGTAGTTGTTGTACAGCGAGATCTAGAACTGATTTAA
- a CDS encoding leucine-rich repeat domain-containing protein — MQAAELANLKRLLAAEEGWELGFILAQSFAPLPADAALAELIVRQPAGLHWAVETAQEALLGALTAWSLHYEPLAELPQPLGYFANLRSLSLSHNYLPKLPDNLAELRALEQLQIHYNPLGELPESLGQLSLLRSLSLNSCSLSQLPNALAQLEQLQALVLMDNQLTELPRALAQLQNLEKLIVRGNRLKRLPEELCALPKLRILDLGDNQIDRLPYNLPQMSNLQMLHLERNQLSASQKRNLSRQLSDVNIYF; from the coding sequence ATGCAAGCGGCAGAACTAGCAAATTTAAAGCGCTTATTGGCAGCGGAAGAGGGCTGGGAGCTGGGGTTCATCCTGGCGCAGTCCTTTGCTCCCTTGCCTGCTGATGCAGCTCTGGCAGAACTGATTGTTCGGCAGCCAGCGGGTTTGCATTGGGCGGTAGAGACTGCTCAGGAAGCGCTTTTGGGGGCCTTAACAGCCTGGAGTTTGCATTATGAGCCACTGGCCGAACTGCCGCAGCCATTGGGGTACTTTGCCAATTTGCGCAGCCTGAGTCTGAGCCATAACTACTTGCCTAAATTGCCCGATAATTTGGCAGAACTTCGGGCGTTGGAGCAGCTACAGATCCATTATAATCCTTTGGGGGAGCTGCCTGAAAGTTTGGGTCAGCTTTCTCTTTTGCGTTCCCTTTCGCTAAATAGTTGTAGCCTGAGCCAACTGCCCAATGCTTTGGCCCAGTTGGAGCAACTACAGGCCCTAGTCCTGATGGACAATCAACTGACGGAATTGCCCAGGGCCTTGGCCCAGCTACAAAATCTGGAGAAGCTGATTGTTCGGGGCAATCGTCTAAAGCGTTTGCCCGAAGAGCTTTGTGCCCTGCCCAAACTTCGGATTTTGGACCTAGGCGACAATCAAATTGATCGCCTGCCTTATAATCTGCCGCAAATGAGTAATTTGCAAATGCTGCATTTAGAGCGCAACCAATTATCGGCCAGCCAAAAGCGCAACCTTAGCCGCCAGCTGAGCGATGTAAATATTTATTTTTAG
- a CDS encoding lysophospholipid acyltransferase family protein — translation MAKFSDHLGLWAFKTVRFSFRLTPFWLLYAYSNFLYLVLYKLLGYRKQVVRDNLLRCFPEKTEAERSQIEREFYSHLCDIFLESLKGLSMSEEVAKKRWKVVNGDILDPIAQKEGAAVLAGAHYNNWEWGGAGLGFQTPMLSMVIYKPMANKLIEAEMLKGRSLSGNVIVPTYETAKQFEAHRSQSPLLVLIADQNPSSVKKAHWVEFFGQQTATIHGPARYAQGYNIPIYYFDVQKVKRGVYEVHFEELIKDPQAHTAEEISQIYMAKVEAQIRKAPAYWLWSHKRWKHKPPQA, via the coding sequence ATGGCAAAATTTTCAGATCATTTGGGGCTTTGGGCCTTTAAAACGGTGCGCTTTAGCTTTCGGCTAACGCCTTTTTGGCTCTTATATGCCTACTCTAATTTTCTTTATTTGGTCCTTTATAAGTTGTTGGGCTACCGCAAGCAGGTGGTCCGCGACAATTTGCTGCGTTGTTTTCCAGAAAAAACGGAAGCAGAAAGAAGCCAAATCGAGCGGGAGTTTTATAGCCATCTTTGCGATATCTTTTTAGAGAGCCTTAAGGGCCTAAGCATGAGTGAGGAGGTGGCTAAAAAGCGCTGGAAGGTCGTCAATGGCGATATTTTGGACCCCATTGCTCAAAAAGAAGGGGCGGCCGTTTTGGCTGGGGCGCACTACAATAACTGGGAGTGGGGCGGAGCTGGTCTTGGCTTTCAGACGCCTATGCTCAGTATGGTCATTTATAAGCCCATGGCCAATAAACTGATTGAGGCCGAAATGCTCAAGGGCCGCAGTTTGTCGGGCAATGTGATTGTACCTACCTATGAAACGGCCAAGCAATTTGAGGCGCATCGTTCGCAGTCTCCGCTTTTGGTCCTCATTGCCGACCAAAACCCGAGTAGCGTAAAAAAGGCGCATTGGGTAGAGTTTTTTGGCCAGCAGACGGCCACGATTCACGGCCCGGCCCGCTATGCCCAAGGCTATAATATTCCCATCTATTATTTTGATGTACAAAAAGTAAAAAGAGGAGTGTATGAGGTCCATTTTGAAGAGCTCATTAAGGACCCACAGGCGCATACTGCCGAAGAAATTAGCCAAATTTACATGGCCAAAGTAGAAGCTCAAATCCGAAAGGCCCCCGCTTATTGGCTCTGGTCGCATAAGCGCTGGAAGCACAAGCCACCACAGGCTTAG
- a CDS encoding outer membrane lipoprotein-sorting protein has product MKKILCSLVLSLFMMAPNWAQTASEIIAKMDENMNAKTQISRSQMVIHGRRGSRTVESRTYSEGSQKAYTEYLAPARERGTKMLKLGDRLWIYSPATDRSIQLSGHMLRQSVMGSDLSYKDMMEDRKLQEMYSLRLLGEEELQGQQVWVLELLAKVEGLSYPKRKIWVDQRYYVPLKEELYAKSGQLLKELTFSEVKAFGDRYYPTVTHYKDALKKGKGTDFILLELALDEAIPDHYFNKSVLKR; this is encoded by the coding sequence ATGAAAAAAATATTATGTAGCCTTGTGTTAAGCCTCTTTATGATGGCGCCAAACTGGGCCCAAACGGCCAGTGAGATCATTGCCAAGATGGATGAAAACATGAATGCCAAGACGCAAATCAGCCGAAGTCAGATGGTTATTCATGGCCGTCGAGGCAGCCGAACCGTAGAAAGTCGAACCTATTCGGAGGGGAGCCAAAAGGCCTATACCGAATACCTGGCCCCGGCTAGGGAGCGAGGGACCAAAATGCTTAAGTTAGGCGATCGCCTATGGATATACTCGCCTGCAACGGATCGGAGTATTCAATTATCGGGGCATATGCTTCGGCAGTCGGTTATGGGCTCTGACCTTTCTTATAAGGATATGATGGAGGACCGAAAACTGCAAGAGATGTATAGTCTGCGTTTGTTGGGCGAAGAAGAACTGCAGGGACAGCAGGTCTGGGTTTTGGAGCTATTGGCTAAGGTAGAGGGTTTGAGCTATCCCAAGCGAAAAATTTGGGTAGATCAGCGCTATTATGTCCCTCTAAAAGAAGAGTTATATGCCAAGAGTGGCCAGCTGCTCAAGGAATTGACCTTCTCGGAGGTCAAGGCATTTGGCGATCGTTATTATCCCACGGTCACGCATTATAAAGATGCCCTAAAAAAGGGCAAGGGGACCGACTTTATTCTTTTGGAGCTAGCCTTAGATGAAGCGATTCCAGACCACTATTTTAATAAAAGCGTATTGAAGCGTTAG
- a CDS encoding ParA family protein: protein MSIIISLLNHKGGVGKTTSAINLGAALVKLNKKVLLVDLDPQANLTISLGIPRQRVTIYENMRGDAELQPYNVKEDFDVITSSLDLSGAEMELINEPGREYILRELFEPVQEEYDYVIIDCPPSLGLLTLNALTASNFVFIPVQTEFLALQGLAKIKQITDKVSFRLNKKLKMGGVIATMYDSRKILNRDIVSTIKKYFGDKVFKTKIRSNVSLAEAPSQHKDIFEYNKSSNGAKDYLALAKEVVGRLEEAPQKKSDA from the coding sequence ATGAGTATTATCATATCCCTATTGAACCACAAAGGAGGCGTTGGCAAAACTACCTCTGCGATCAACCTAGGCGCCGCCCTGGTCAAATTAAATAAAAAAGTACTGCTTGTCGATCTCGATCCTCAGGCTAACTTGACGATCTCTCTGGGTATCCCCAGACAAAGAGTGACGATCTATGAAAATATGCGCGGCGATGCAGAACTCCAACCCTATAATGTGAAGGAGGATTTTGATGTCATCACCTCTTCGCTAGACCTCTCTGGGGCCGAAATGGAACTCATCAATGAGCCCGGCCGAGAGTATATCCTCCGAGAACTCTTTGAGCCCGTTCAAGAGGAATATGATTATGTCATCATCGATTGCCCACCCTCGCTCGGCTTGCTGACCCTCAACGCACTCACCGCCAGTAATTTTGTTTTCATTCCCGTGCAAACTGAATTTTTGGCCCTGCAAGGACTCGCCAAGATCAAACAGATTACCGATAAGGTCAGCTTCCGCCTCAATAAGAAACTAAAGATGGGCGGCGTAATCGCCACCATGTACGATAGCCGCAAAATCCTTAATCGCGATATCGTGAGCACGATCAAGAAGTATTTTGGAGATAAGGTATTCAAAACCAAGATTCGTAGCAATGTCTCTTTGGCCGAAGCCCCCTCTCAGCATAAGGATATCTTTGAGTATAATAAGTCTTCTAATGGCGCCAAAGATTATCTCGCCCTCGCTAAAGAAGTGGTGGGCCGCCTAGAGGAAGCCCCTCAAAAAAAATCAGATGCCTAA
- a CDS encoding AAA family ATPase, which yields MSISEQHHYLYYGTKTNASELRSFVEHILKTNARMEEQNRPKTPICIWGKHGIGKTQLVESMAREKGYQLAYIAPAQFEEMGDLVGMPRIDEEGQTRFSPPNWVPQEEGPGILLIDDVNRADDRILRGIMQLLQNYELVSWKLPKGWQIVLTANPDGGDYSVTPMDDAMLTRMMHITMEFDVKEWAKWAEEYGLDPRGINFVLTYPELVTGERTTPRSLVQFFESISDIPDLSAELGLVQLLADSALDSNTVAAFLSFVNNNLAKLISPEDILNAKDFKKEVLSPIKSVVSKGSLRVDILATICTRLVNFLNINSVKPNKEQLQNIKSFIKIDFLPNDIRLAMAQDLVASPNKHLKVIMTDPEIGKLLLQKM from the coding sequence ATGTCTATATCAGAACAACATCACTACCTCTATTACGGCACCAAAACCAATGCCTCAGAACTTCGCAGCTTTGTGGAGCATATTCTAAAAACCAATGCGCGGATGGAGGAGCAAAATCGCCCCAAAACCCCAATTTGCATTTGGGGAAAGCATGGAATTGGCAAAACGCAGTTGGTAGAAAGCATGGCTCGAGAAAAGGGCTATCAGTTGGCTTATATAGCGCCAGCTCAATTTGAGGAAATGGGCGATTTGGTGGGCATGCCCCGAATTGATGAGGAGGGCCAAACTCGTTTCTCTCCCCCCAATTGGGTGCCTCAAGAAGAAGGGCCTGGCATTCTCTTAATTGATGATGTCAACCGAGCAGATGACCGCATCCTGAGAGGGATTATGCAGCTTTTGCAAAATTATGAGCTAGTGAGCTGGAAGTTGCCCAAAGGTTGGCAGATTGTACTAACGGCCAACCCCGATGGGGGCGATTATTCGGTTACGCCCATGGATGATGCCATGCTTACCCGCATGATGCACATTACCATGGAATTTGATGTGAAAGAATGGGCCAAATGGGCCGAGGAATATGGGTTGGACCCCAGGGGAATTAACTTTGTATTGACCTATCCGGAGTTGGTCACTGGCGAGCGGACCACCCCTCGTTCCTTGGTGCAATTCTTTGAGTCGATTAGTGATATTCCCGATCTTTCGGCGGAGTTGGGCCTTGTTCAGCTACTAGCCGATTCGGCTTTGGATAGCAATACGGTGGCGGCCTTTCTCTCTTTTGTCAATAACAACTTGGCCAAATTGATTAGCCCAGAAGATATTCTTAATGCCAAAGACTTTAAGAAAGAAGTGCTTTCGCCAATTAAGTCAGTGGTTTCTAAGGGCAGTTTGCGGGTAGATATTTTGGCCACCATTTGCACGCGTTTGGTCAACTTCCTAAATATCAATAGCGTCAAGCCCAACAAAGAGCAGTTACAAAATATAAAGTCCTTTATCAAAATCGACTTCCTGCCCAATGACATCCGCTTGGCGATGGCCCAAGACCTAGTGGCCTCGCCCAACAAGCACCTTAAAGTAATTATGACCGACCCTGAGATTGGCAAATTGCTTTTGCAGAAGATGTAA
- a CDS encoding FAD:protein FMN transferase: MKKLIYLSLSLILLSCQSKSPQNSGYLELSGQTMGTSYSINYQDSLGRNFGPAIDSLLLAINAEVSTYIPSSTISQWNQSEGGIKIDDRPHFLRNYLLAKQVFQESNAWLDPSLMPLVNYWGFGYTQKRPVLAVDSQKVDSLRALCAFAQLKLDKGYLYKNKAGNELDFSALAKGDAVDELGRYLESQGVQNYMVEIGGELRLRGHQEGAQGWYIGINLPKTEAGLKEIQNIVEMKDYSLATSGNYRNFYEVEGQKYAHTINPKTGYPEKSQLLSASIFAPNCGRADAWATACMAMGLQRAQKLLPQQKELEAHLIYVDSLGQLQSWSTPKAKTWIKK; the protein is encoded by the coding sequence ATGAAAAAACTTATCTACCTTAGCCTCAGCCTAATACTACTGAGTTGCCAATCCAAATCTCCTCAAAATTCGGGGTATTTAGAACTCAGTGGGCAAACCATGGGCACCAGCTACAGCATTAATTACCAAGACAGCCTAGGGCGCAACTTTGGTCCAGCCATCGACTCCCTACTCCTAGCCATTAACGCCGAAGTATCCACCTATATTCCCAGCTCCACCATTAGTCAGTGGAACCAATCCGAAGGGGGCATCAAAATAGATGACCGCCCCCACTTTTTGCGCAACTACCTCTTGGCCAAACAAGTATTTCAAGAAAGTAACGCTTGGCTAGACCCCAGCCTCATGCCTTTGGTCAATTATTGGGGCTTTGGCTATACCCAAAAACGGCCCGTACTCGCCGTAGATAGCCAAAAAGTAGACAGCCTAAGGGCCCTTTGCGCCTTTGCCCAACTAAAGCTCGACAAAGGCTATTTGTATAAAAACAAGGCCGGAAACGAACTCGATTTTAGCGCCCTAGCCAAAGGCGATGCCGTAGATGAACTAGGCCGTTATTTAGAATCCCAAGGCGTTCAGAACTATATGGTTGAAATTGGGGGAGAGCTGCGTTTGCGGGGACATCAGGAAGGCGCCCAAGGCTGGTATATTGGCATTAATTTGCCCAAAACAGAGGCTGGACTAAAAGAAATTCAGAATATTGTCGAGATGAAAGACTATAGTTTGGCCACTTCTGGAAATTACCGTAACTTTTATGAAGTAGAGGGCCAAAAATACGCCCACACCATCAACCCCAAAACGGGTTATCCAGAAAAAAGCCAACTACTCAGCGCTTCTATTTTTGCCCCCAATTGTGGACGAGCCGATGCCTGGGCCACCGCCTGCATGGCTATGGGCCTCCAACGCGCCCAAAAACTACTGCCCCAACAAAAAGAACTAGAAGCCCATCTCATTTATGTCGATAGCTTAGGACAACTACAAAGCTGGTCGACCCCAAAAGCAAAAACTTGGATAAAAAAATAA
- the trxA gene encoding thioredoxin — MAKEITNSNFDSLVLESGQVALIDFWAQWCGPCRAIAPIIEDLSQEFEGKAIVGKVDIDRNQEIAMKYNIRSIPTILVIKDGEVVDRQVGMTTKAKLKSKLEQYIV, encoded by the coding sequence ATGGCCAAGGAAATCACAAATAGCAACTTCGATAGCCTAGTACTTGAATCTGGACAAGTAGCACTTATTGACTTTTGGGCACAATGGTGTGGTCCTTGCCGCGCAATTGCTCCTATCATTGAAGACCTCTCTCAAGAGTTTGAAGGTAAAGCAATTGTAGGTAAAGTAGATATTGACCGCAACCAAGAGATTGCTATGAAGTATAATATCCGCTCTATTCCTACTATTCTTGTTATTAAGGATGGTGAGGTAGTAGACCGCCAAGTAGGGATGACTACAAAGGCTAAATTGAAGTCTAAATTGGAGCAGTACATCGTCTAA
- a CDS encoding energy transducer TonB codes for MKQIFALFFLISSLGLSQVHAQEGEEPRFPGCEDALDYDCADMKMLQFLFSNLKHPQAAKDANVQGTVVASFTVKADGSISAPSVKEGLGHGCDEEVIRLINLMPKWIPGTDPEGNPIDMEWEIDVKFKN; via the coding sequence ATGAAACAAATCTTTGCCCTTTTTTTCCTCATCAGCAGCCTTGGCCTTAGCCAAGTACACGCCCAAGAAGGAGAAGAGCCTCGCTTTCCCGGTTGTGAGGATGCCTTAGATTATGACTGCGCAGATATGAAAATGCTGCAGTTTCTTTTTAGTAATCTCAAACACCCTCAGGCCGCCAAAGACGCCAATGTACAAGGTACTGTCGTGGCCAGTTTTACCGTAAAAGCCGATGGCTCTATCAGCGCCCCAAGCGTAAAAGAAGGTCTAGGACATGGATGCGATGAAGAAGTCATCCGCCTAATCAATCTCATGCCCAAATGGATTCCAGGCACCGACCCCGAAGGAAATCCCATAGATATGGAGTGGGAGATTGACGTGAAGTTTAAGAATTAA
- the ribD gene encoding bifunctional diaminohydroxyphosphoribosylaminopyrimidine deaminase/5-amino-6-(5-phosphoribosylamino)uracil reductase RibD, which produces MKETIEQLDKKYMSRAISLARLSGRSQQPNPRVGAVIVHQGRIIGEGFHQKAGEPHAEVLAVRSVQDQSLLAQSTIYVTLEPCFHHGRTPPCVDLIVQHKIPRVVIAQTDPFEQVGGKSIARLKTLGHEVKLGVLEEEAAWLNRRFFRHIGQKRPYIVLKWACSLDDIMGREGENLRISNPISSRINHRWRSQESAILVGRKTAAVDNPALSNRHHFGRQPLRMVLDREGQLPKGLQLFDGQQATRVYRAIPPALEQKNLSFVQLPYEQLLEELCADWQQLGLQSVLVEGGAQLLRSFLSAGLWDEIRILRSSDILGQGIAAPIAPKNYLRSVQPLFDNRVEIYYRND; this is translated from the coding sequence ATGAAAGAGACGATAGAACAATTAGACAAAAAATACATGAGTCGGGCCATCTCTTTGGCTCGTTTGAGTGGGAGGAGTCAGCAGCCCAACCCCAGAGTGGGGGCCGTGATTGTGCATCAGGGGCGCATCATTGGGGAGGGTTTTCATCAGAAGGCGGGAGAGCCGCATGCGGAGGTCTTGGCAGTTCGTTCGGTCCAAGATCAGTCGCTTTTGGCCCAATCCACTATTTATGTGACCTTAGAGCCTTGTTTTCATCATGGCCGAACGCCCCCTTGTGTAGATTTGATTGTGCAGCATAAGATTCCAAGGGTGGTCATTGCTCAGACGGATCCTTTTGAGCAGGTGGGCGGCAAGAGCATTGCTCGCTTGAAGACCTTGGGGCATGAGGTGAAACTGGGGGTATTGGAAGAAGAAGCGGCTTGGCTAAATCGACGTTTTTTTCGGCATATAGGGCAAAAGCGCCCCTATATTGTCCTCAAGTGGGCCTGTTCCTTAGATGATATTATGGGGAGAGAAGGAGAGAACCTTCGGATCTCCAACCCCATCTCTAGTCGGATCAACCACCGTTGGCGCAGCCAGGAGTCGGCTATACTAGTGGGCCGAAAAACGGCAGCCGTAGACAATCCCGCCTTGAGCAATCGCCATCATTTTGGTCGGCAGCCGCTGCGGATGGTTTTGGACCGAGAGGGGCAGTTGCCTAAGGGGCTACAACTATTTGATGGACAGCAAGCGACAAGAGTGTATCGGGCCATTCCGCCCGCTTTGGAGCAAAAGAACCTCAGCTTTGTGCAGCTTCCCTATGAGCAGCTTTTGGAGGAACTTTGCGCCGATTGGCAGCAGCTAGGCCTACAATCGGTCTTAGTGGAGGGGGGCGCGCAGCTTTTGCGGAGCTTTCTATCGGCGGGCCTATGGGATGAGATTCGCATTTTGCGATCTTCCGATATTTTGGGCCAAGGCATTGCGGCGCCCATAGCGCCCAAAAACTATTTGAGGAGCGTACAGCCTCTATTTGATAATCGGGTAGAAATTTATTACCGCAACGACTAA
- a CDS encoding EamA family transporter, which translates to MLYLLLSILCSTALITVFKLFPRFGVDTFGAIVINYFVCVLAGGLYNGQLFDLGAAYMPYAFILGIIFISCFYAVGLTVRLFGVTISSVLQKMSLLVSVPYAIIAFKEPAGSLKIIGLGLAFAAVLASNWPEKLAEGDSRKQERQQYLAQGGSLLLLWFFPIYSFSGSGLIEVLLQYVQQSILGGTEEESAAFTTAIFASAGLAGAVVYLYQLLRAKARWSWKNVGGGLALGIPNYFSIVFLLLAFNVWDKSVVLPINNISIVMATALLGLFFFRERLSKINYIGVLLAIFAILLMAYSQ; encoded by the coding sequence GTGTTATATCTTCTTTTGAGTATCCTTTGCTCAACGGCCTTGATTACGGTCTTCAAGCTCTTTCCTCGTTTTGGGGTAGACACCTTTGGGGCTATCGTGATCAACTACTTTGTCTGTGTGTTGGCGGGCGGGCTATACAATGGTCAATTGTTTGATTTGGGGGCAGCTTATATGCCCTACGCCTTTATTTTGGGGATCATCTTCATCAGTTGCTTTTATGCGGTGGGTCTGACGGTGCGTTTATTTGGGGTGACCATTTCTTCGGTTCTCCAGAAGATGTCGCTTTTGGTTTCGGTGCCCTATGCTATTATTGCCTTTAAAGAGCCTGCGGGCAGCTTAAAAATTATTGGTTTGGGCTTGGCCTTTGCGGCTGTATTGGCCAGCAATTGGCCCGAAAAACTAGCCGAGGGCGATAGCCGAAAACAAGAGCGACAGCAGTATTTGGCCCAGGGCGGTAGCCTGCTATTGCTTTGGTTTTTTCCGATCTATAGCTTTAGCGGCAGTGGCCTGATTGAGGTTCTTTTGCAGTATGTGCAGCAAAGTATTTTAGGGGGGACAGAGGAAGAGTCGGCGGCTTTTACTACGGCCATCTTTGCTTCGGCGGGTTTGGCGGGGGCTGTGGTTTACCTCTATCAATTGCTAAGGGCCAAGGCCCGTTGGTCTTGGAAAAATGTAGGGGGTGGTTTAGCTTTGGGCATCCCCAACTACTTCTCGATCGTCTTTTTGTTGCTGGCCTTCAACGTTTGGGACAAATCGGTTGTTTTGCCCATCAACAACATTAGTATTGTGATGGCCACAGCCTTATTGGGGCTCTTTTTCTTTCGTGAACGTTTGTCAAAAATCAATTATATTGGGGTGCTTTTAGCCATTTTCGCTATCTTATTGATGGCTTATTCTCAATGA